The genomic DNA AATGAGTGTGTCAGCAGAAAAGCAGACTCATCTAAGCGGCCATAAGTGGCACATTTCCGAACTTGAATTTAGTCCTGATGGACTTCATCTCGCATCCAGTAGCTGGGATAAAACTTTGCGGATATGGGATCTTAGTACGCTGGAATCAGTGTTTGTCTTGAGGCATCATCGCAGCCCTGTGACCTGTCTTTCTTGGCAACCAGGAGTGGGGACCGCGGGTTGTCTTGGCGTACTTGCTTCGGGTTCTGCAGATAGTACGGTGGCTTTGTGGAGCGGGGAGACAGGCAAACTTCTGCAGGCACTTTCACCTCATAAAGGATGGGTGTTGGGTACTTCCTTCTCGAGCGATGGCACTTTACTAGCTTCTGCTGCTTGGGACAAAACTGTTTGTCTATCCGATGCGCGTACGGGACAAATGTTGCAGAAACTGACGGGGCATTCAACTGGTGTATGGACTTGTGCCTTCCAGACGAGCATCGGTGCGGGTCTACTTTGTTCAGGCGCGGATGATGGCTCTTTAAAGATTTGGGACACGCGAACAGCAAGCTCAGTGATGAGTTTGGTAGGAGGACACGAAGATAGCGTGAAATGTTGTGCTTGGTCTCCAGATGGCAGTTACATCGCCTCTGGTGCTACTGATAGCAAGGTAAAAAcgttttttcaaactttcaacttaaTGCAGAAAAcatgataattatttcttatttaaagAGAAAGGTTACATATGAGTCGAAAGTCTAAGTTGTTTGTAATCTTTTTTGCGATCTGGCACGCGAAAGAAGTAAAGCGTGAAATTTGCTTCTACAATTTGTAGACATTTCCACTTAGTTTAACAAATGTGAGAAAGTTTTGTACGTTGAATATAATACTCCCAGCCATTTCAAGTGTAATCATAATAATAACTGTTTTGATCACTTAAATGTAGAAGTTTGACGTTTATTGTGAATTACTGTTTAAGTCTTAAAAGCTTCTCTGAAGTTCCGTGTCTTGTATAATGATTTGTCAATTACACTGGCGTCAAATTACCGGGTGCAGTGGACAGTTTCTTGATTGCAAATTGgaagattttttaaataattgttcttCGTCGTGGCACTCCTTTTCACATTTTGCTGCATTTCGCGTTTTGTCCAGTAAAACAAAGGGAATATTTAAGGAAGTGGAGCCTGAAAGAGTTTGATATTACTGTGTGAGATAGATATGTTATATATTGTTTGGCACCATTAACTTTGTGAGCCACCACTTTCGTTCTGCATTGAAGCGTACAATAGAAGCCGACCTCAAGTGATAGTTGATTGGAACtcttaattatgataaataattCATGGCACACTGAGCAGAAATACAAAGAGTAGAATCCCAGTGGTTGAGccataaaattttgttaaaaatagttaTTGGGTGGCCTTGGGAACTGATACCAAAGGGGGGCTTTTagttctgcatttttttttttttcaagtttaactTTAAACATTAGCTTTTTGATACACTCTATCCTTTCTCGTATGCTGGTAATGTAAACTAGTGTAGGTCTAGAATATATCCTTCCTCACTCCAATAACATGTGGAAACATCATATTTCTTTACAAGAGAGCCCCTATGTTGAGGAGAACATTTAGATTCTCAccatgattttaaaaaaggaaaatgttggAAAGCTTGATGGGAAAATTTACCTTCCTGTCTTGAGCAAAGAGGGTATAGGTAAGAGGAATCACAAGGGTTCCTTTCCAGACCCCAATGTCCCCCTGAAGATAAAAAGTCAAGTTTTTATTGAATTATACATCTAATCTTGTGCCAGATTTCTTTGTGGGAACCAAGAAGTGGAACCTTGCTGATCAAAATCAGAGGGCATGAAGATGCTGTAAATAAGTTGCAGTTTTATCCTGTTATCAGTAGCAAATCAGTGCCACTGATTTTTTCTGTTGGAGACAATTCATGCCGTGCATGGCATCCATTGAGGAAGCGTGGAAAACAGCTTCAGATGATCAAACAGCACAGGGTGGGATCAGAGGTGATGTCTGAGACTATAAAGTCAAATTTGTGATTGGATGTTTCCTTACTATTTCTGTGGATACTTAGCAGAGGCTGCAGGGTCCATTGCAAAGAGGCACCTTTGCTcccaacaaaaaatgataactCATGTTAATTACACTTCttcacagaaaattattttggataGGTAGATATGGATTTCTATAGGTACCTCTCTAAGTGGCACAGTTTAATTTGTTGGGTATGATGTCTCACTGTCACTTATAAGTTGCTGGCCAAAATCACCATTTACTTTCTGAGTATGGCCTACAGTATTCTGCTGGAATATTCCTTTGATTcctttatcaaagaaaaaaaattagccacCTATTTTAATTATAAAGCTGCTTACTTCAAAACTTAATTCCAATAACCATTGTTAGGGCAGTCTTTGAACTTTATAGTCAAAGAGGGCAgctaaaatgttttctttttctgtgttgAAGGTGGAAGCCCTTTCTCTGTCCCCAGATGGGACTCTATTAGCTACAGGTGCTCGTGACAAAGACATCATTTTGTCTTCATTGGATGTCTCTCTGACTGAGGTTGATGCACTTCCTATTGAGGATCAGAATGAAGCTGCAATAAACTATGGCGCTACACTGTGGAAGAAGTACACCCGTAAAGTTATGCAGAGAATACTTTGTAAGTGACAATCTACTGTGAGACCAATAGTACAAAACGCAAAAATCAAAGTTAATTAACCCTTACCATAATATCAGCTTTgcaaagaaagaataaaatggCTGGTATTAACCTTATAGTTGGCTGATGCATTTTAGATCAAAtgtcaaatgtaaatttttttgcgtgtgtgGTTCAAATGCTGTGTAGTAGGTGTGCAACAGAATGGTAGAAGAATTGACAACATTGTTGCCTCCAAATAAGTACCTCAAGTTTGGCATACTTAACATATCTTGtgtattgttttaaatttatattgatAGTCTGTATTTATGGGATTTCTCCTGACAGTATCTGTCTCTGTTTTAGGTGAACCTGGTGTAGGGACCGATGAAAATGATGACTTTTCTCAATCTTCAAATAATCCCAAAAACACAGCATCCTTGGTTGGACGTGCCGTGAACAGGACTgaaagtaaagcaaaagaaaattctgTGGAGAAAGCAGTGATACATGTAAACGAAGTTGATAAAGATGCTCAGTCTGATGGTGTGTTACGAGAGCAGAGAGCAAGACTGCGCAAAAGTTCACGACCTGAGACCCCTTTAACCAATGGTCCTGTAAACAATTCAACACATGAGATAGATGAAGTGCGACAACAACTGCGACATGTAAAGCTTGACAATCCCATGCAAAATGGGGTAACGAATGGTCATCAGTATGCTGACACAAATGGTCAGTTTTcccattttaattcttttgacAAAGGCCAGACAGGAATAGAGGAGAATGGTGAGTCATCACCCAAGAGAAATGGATATCATAGCCATGGGGACAGCTCAAGTGCTGGCAGCAGCAGTTACTATGGTGACATAGAGGATGTTGCCAAGGATATGTATGATTTGGCAAATGGTGGAGAGGATGCCAGACTTTAGACAGACCAGTTATTTCCAATTTTCTAGGTCTGAGATGCACCAGATTTCAAAAAAGTATTGTCTCGTAACAATAAAGGAAGAGTAATGACTGATTTGAATCAGCAGATGTTGAACAATAATCAAACTCTTTTTGACAGTGAATCTTGATAGCTTAGTGTACTGTGGTTGTAAAATATAGTTTAATACAGTTCTTAAATCAACAAGGCTCAAAAGTTTCAACTTGGCATAAACATACATTACATGTGGTGGTTAGTAGTGTAATGACCAATTTCTAGCATTTTTGGAAGCTAAAATGTCTGTTAAACAAATCAAAGGAAGCATGCAGCATACAAATTTTGATATACAACTTTTCAACATCATTCAATATCATGGAGTAGCCAGAGGTAAAACTCCTCCAAACCCATGGAAAAGCTCAATCTCTGACACATAATTTTGGTGCTGGTTAGAGTtcatatgcaaggtaattttAGCAACCTACCGGTAATTCATTGCTGCCACTTTCGACAAGAATTTCTCAGCTCTTAATCAAGGCTGGATGAAAGTTTTTCATTATAATAATTACCATCACCATGATTGTACATTAATAATTTCTTATTACCCCATTTTTTAAGAATAAGCTGTTACTGGACCATGTAAAGTTTGTGTAAATTCCCCATTGAAATTTAAGTC from Pocillopora verrucosa isolate sample1 chromosome 2, ASM3666991v2, whole genome shotgun sequence includes the following:
- the LOC131790516 gene encoding WD repeat-containing protein 38, which codes for MSVSAEKQTHLSGHKWHISELEFSPDGLHLASSSWDKTLRIWDLSTLESVFVLRHHRSPVTCLSWQPGVGTAGCLGVLASGSADSTVALWSGETGKLLQALSPHKGWVLGTSFSSDGTLLASAAWDKTVCLSDARTGQMLQKLTGHSTGVWTCAFQTSIGAGLLCSGADDGSLKIWDTRTASSVMSLVGGHEDSVKCCAWSPDGSYIASGATDSKISLWEPRSGTLLIKIRGHEDAVNKLQFYPVISSKSVPLIFSVGDNSCRAWHPLRKRGKQLQMIKQHRVGSEVEALSLSPDGTLLATGARDKDIILSSLDVSLTEVDALPIEDQNEAAINYGATLWKKYTRKVMQRILCEPGVGTDENDDFSQSSNNPKNTASLVGRAVNRTESKAKENSVEKAVIHVNEVDKDAQSDGVLREQRARLRKSSRPETPLTNGPVNNSTHEIDEVRQQLRHVKLDNPMQNGVTNGHQYADTNGQFSHFNSFDKGQTGIEENGESSPKRNGYHSHGDSSSAGSSSYYGDIEDVAKDMYDLANGGEDARL